One window of the Hyperolius riggenbachi isolate aHypRig1 chromosome 5, aHypRig1.pri, whole genome shotgun sequence genome contains the following:
- the ARC gene encoding activity-regulated cytoskeleton-associated protein, producing the protein MAASLALSGIVAPALTVPEQTVALQIGTCSPAEMLDRVRKTQVYILSGVSRQVETELKGFKKSVQRLNANIHDQSPLVGIQRWKRSIKTCLMRCQDTLFNLERWVKREMNSWRGVFSRFEKMVSKTDTMHRRSFYGEKSAKEKEAEAAQVAQEVLDNPNPYAPTPPASPPPAAPALPSQTCQQHHWVVISVDILSPPEFDANMSEDPREFLVNLEKYFKRSGWNEKIWLSQVDNHLKGAAKKWWEYRQETIEDWHDFKVAFLQYCERLIVREAIKRDLDLPQRRWEPLEQFVWKKRALYHRLYVDANEEDMLRHIIGTLHPEIRRFLKGPVPTTVDELVQMGKEIQFDFEESEKQTIENTYSDEQISTKLNVIVTKDPYDSSSVCTEKAVAVYE; encoded by the coding sequence ATGGCAGCAAGTCTGGCTCTCAGTGGCATTGTGGCACCCGCTCTCACTGTTCCCGAACAAACAGTGGCGCTCCAGATTGGTACATGTAGTCCAGCTGAGATGCTGGATAGGGTTAGGAAGACACAGGTGTACATCCTCTCTGGGGTCTCCCGGCAAGTGGAAACTGAGCTGAAAGGTTTCAAAAAGTCTGTACAGAGGTTAAACGCCAACATTCATGATCAGTCTCCACTAGTAGGGATCCAGAGGTGGAAGAGATCAATAAAAACCTGTCTGATGAGGTGCCAAGATACCTTATTCAATTTAGAACGTTGGGTGAAGAGAGAGATGAACTCCTGGAGGGGGGTATTTTCTCGTTTTGAGAAAATGGTTAGCAAAACAGATACTATGCACAGAAGGTCTTTTTACGGAGAGAAAAGTGCAAAGGAAAAGGAAGCAGAGGCAGCTCAGGTAGCTCAGGAAGTTCTTGATAACCCCAATCCTTATGCCCCTACCCCACCagcatctccccctccagcagCACCTGCACTGCCCTCCCAAACGTGCCAGCAGCATCACTGGGTTGTCATCTCCGTTGACATCCTCTCTCCCCCTGAGTTTGATGCTAACATGTCTGAGGATCCCCGTGAGTTCCTAGTGAACCTGGAAAAGTATTTTAAGCGCAGTGGGTGGAATGAAAAGATCTGGCTATCACAGGTAGACAACCATTTGAAAGGTGCAGCCAAGAAGTGGTGGGAATACAGGCAGGAGACTATCGAAGACTGGCATGACTTCAAAGTAGCTTTCTTGCAATATTGTGAGAGGCTAATAGTTAGAGAGGCCATCAAGAGGGACTTAGACCTCCCTCAGAGGCGCTGGGAACCCTTAGAACAGTTTGTGTGGAAGAAAAGAGCCCTTTACCACCGACTTTATGTCGATGCCAATGAGGAGGACATGCTCCGCCACATTATTGGCACTCTCCACCCTGAGATCAGACGTTTCCTCAAAGGGCCTGTCCCCACAACTGTAGATGAGCTAGTGCAGATGGGGAAAGAAATCCAGTTTGACTTTGAGGAGTCAGAGAAGCAAACTATCGAGAACACTTACTCCGATGAGCAGATTAGCACCAAACTTAACGTAATTGTCACAAAGGATCCTTATGATAGCAGCAGCGTCTGCACAGAGAAGGCTGTGGCTGTCTATGAGTAA